Below is a window of Variovorax sp. TBS-050B DNA.
AGTCCGCCAGCAGTGCCGCGCCGGTCTATCCCGGCGGGCCGCTCACCCCCATCACCAGCAGCGAGGCCCATTCGCAGAGCGTCGTCACGCTCGCGCCGCCGGCCGACATGTGGGACCGCATCCGCCGCGGCTTCAAGATGCCGAACCTCGAGAGCGACCTGGTGCGCGACCGCGAGCAGTGGTATGCGAGCCGGCCCGACTACATCCAGCGCATGGCCGAGCGCTCGAACAAGTACATCTTCCACATCGTCGAGGAACTCGAGCGGCGTAACATGCCGACCGAGCTCGCGCTGCTGCCCTACATCGAGAGCGCGTTCAATCCACAGGCGATCTCGAGCGCGCGCGCCGCGGGCATGTGGCAGTTCATGCCCGCCACCGGCAACGACTACGACCTGAAGCAGAACATCTTCCGCGACGACCGCCGCGACGTGGTCGCCTCCACGCGCGCCGCGCTCGATTATCTGCAGAAGCTCTACGGCATGTTCGGCGACTGGCAGCTCGCGCTCGCGGCCTACAACTGGGGCGAAGGCAGCGTGAGCCGCGCCATCGCCAAGAACCAGCGCCTCGGCCTGCCGACCACCTACAGCGACCTCTCGATGCCGAACGAGACGCGCTACTACGTGCCCAAGCTGCAGGCGGTGAAGAACATCGTCGCCAATCCGCAGGCGTTCAGCACCGAACTGCCGCTGATCCCCAACCATCCATACTTCCAGACCGTCACGCTCACGCGCGACCTCGACGTGGAACTCGCGGCCAAGCTCGCCGACGTGCGCATCGAGGACTTCCGCGCGCTCAACCCCGCGGCGCACAAGCCGGTGCTGATCGCCGCCGTCACGCCGCAGGTGCTGCTGCCGTGGGACAACGCCGCCGTGTTCCAGCGCAACTTCGACGCCTATGCACAGGGCCAGTACGCGAGCTGGACCGCCTGGGTCGTGCCTAGCACCATGACGGTGGCCGACGCGGCGCAGCGTGCCGGCATGAGCGAGGCCGACCTGCGCGCGCTCAACAACATCCCGCCGCGCATGCTGATCCGGGCGGGCTCCACGCTCATCGTGCCCCGCGGCGCACGCGTCAAGGAAGACGTGACCGCGGTCGTGGCCCAGACCGGGCAGCTGAGCTTCCAGCCCGAGATCATCACCCGCCGCACCACGGTTCGCGCCGGCCGCAACGACAGCGTCGCGAGCATCGCGCGCCGCTACCAGCTCAAGCCCGCGAGCGTGGCCGAGTGGAACGACGTCAAGCCCAACCACACCTTCAAGCGCGGCTTCAGCGTGGTGGTGTACCTGCCGGTGCGCGCCTCGTCGACGGCGCACGTGGGTTCGGGCGCAAGCCGCCCGAGCGCGAGCAGCAAGCATGTCCGGAGCGCCTCGGTGAAGACCGTGGCCGCGCGCGGCAGCCAGGTGACGAAGTCGCCGGCGTCGAGCAAGCAGCAGGTCGTGCGCGAGAAGCGCGGCGGCACGCCCGCGAAGAAGAAGCGCTGAAGCGGCCTCGCCGCTCGGGGGCCTCGAAAGCCGGCGGCGTCTCCAGGGGCGCCGGCGCTGCCGCGTGCATTAGATGACAGGTGGCCCGTCGAATTGCACGCGCAGCGGCAGATGCGCGGCACGCCCCGGGTCCTAGAGCTTCTCGGTCTCGCCGCTGCGCGGCTGCCACTTCATGAGGCGCTTCTCGATCCAGCCGACCAGTCCGTCGAGCAGCAGCGCAAAGGCCGTGAGCACCACGATGCCGGCGAACACGGTGTTGACGTCGAAGGTGCCCTCGGCCTGCAGGATCAGGTAGCCCACGCCGCGCGCCGAGCCCAGGTACTCGCCGACCACCGCACCCACGAAGGCCAGGCCCACCGACGTGTGCAGGCTCGAGAAGACCCAGCTCGTCGCACTCGGCAGGTAGACGGTGCGCAGCAGCTGCCGCTGGTTGGCGCCGAGCATCCGCGCATTGGCCAGCACCACCGGGCTCACTTCGCGCACGCCCTGGTAGACGTTGAAGAACACGATGAAGAACACCAGCGTCACGGCCAGCGCCACCTTGCTCCAGATGCCGAGGCCGAACCACAGGGCGAAGATCGGCGCGAGGATCACGCGCGGCATCGAGTTGGCCGCCTTGATGTAGGG
It encodes the following:
- a CDS encoding transglycosylase SLT domain-containing protein gives rise to the protein MKFIAAACLAGSLLLAGCAGTTTSPSSSSTTSSATAGGTGAKSASSAAPVYPGGPLTPITSSEAHSQSVVTLAPPADMWDRIRRGFKMPNLESDLVRDREQWYASRPDYIQRMAERSNKYIFHIVEELERRNMPTELALLPYIESAFNPQAISSARAAGMWQFMPATGNDYDLKQNIFRDDRRDVVASTRAALDYLQKLYGMFGDWQLALAAYNWGEGSVSRAIAKNQRLGLPTTYSDLSMPNETRYYVPKLQAVKNIVANPQAFSTELPLIPNHPYFQTVTLTRDLDVELAAKLADVRIEDFRALNPAAHKPVLIAAVTPQVLLPWDNAAVFQRNFDAYAQGQYASWTAWVVPSTMTVADAAQRAGMSEADLRALNNIPPRMLIRAGSTLIVPRGARVKEDVTAVVAQTGQLSFQPEIITRRTTVRAGRNDSVASIARRYQLKPASVAEWNDVKPNHTFKRGFSVVVYLPVRASSTAHVGSGASRPSASSKHVRSASVKTVAARGSQVTKSPASSKQQVVREKRGGTPAKKKR
- a CDS encoding ABC transporter permease — encoded protein: MMARSRLALNERNARFWQLMLLVVLLVAWHLASRNQQIAFFLGEPIQVAGRIWSWFLPFEVPPNLLFPDGLRGNADIYRHLGTTLLETVLAFGIGTVLGLACGLWLALAPTASLILDPYIKAANSMPRVILAPIFALWFGLGIWSKVALAVTLVFFIVFFNVYQGVREVSPVVLANARMLGANQRQLLRTVYLPSATSWVFSSLHTSVGLAFVGAVVGEYLGSARGVGYLILQAEGTFDVNTVFAGIVVLTAFALLLDGLVGWIEKRLMKWQPRSGETEKL